From the genome of Erythrobacter litoralis, one region includes:
- a CDS encoding BLUF domain-containing protein — MSFQIETTEVNPPDWTSSLTYQSKATSRPTPGDLRELAWKARQRNRSLGVTGMLLYDKGRFFQTLEGPPKSLSVLWQSINEDRRHSHIEILSEHIVPAQLFGGWDLLSYHADEEPFHKVDKIKPQHGLTSQVPALMELVLNGDDLGINAFVASAAEQGWSGDAIITHLIEPTARALGDAWLSDDCSEVDLTIGLSMLQLAGHAVRHAPTPQSLRQRRYSIMLATAPGEPHALGTSLLADLFTDAGWHVDMAFPDSDQALANQLASQKPDALDIGLSDALPRQQKLKLLRQTVERSRFASPDHLTVVSVGGRLFADAAATAESVGADHARKTASGSTIRIAELIRQKRQLPR, encoded by the coding sequence GTGTCATTTCAAATCGAAACCACAGAGGTCAATCCCCCCGACTGGACCAGTAGTCTGACTTATCAAAGCAAGGCTACCTCGAGACCGACGCCCGGCGATTTGCGCGAACTTGCCTGGAAAGCGCGGCAGCGTAACCGTAGCCTCGGCGTCACCGGCATGTTGCTTTACGACAAGGGGCGGTTCTTTCAGACACTCGAAGGTCCGCCAAAAAGTCTGAGCGTGCTGTGGCAGTCGATCAACGAGGATCGACGTCACAGCCATATCGAGATACTGAGCGAGCACATCGTTCCCGCCCAACTCTTTGGTGGCTGGGATTTGCTCAGCTATCATGCCGACGAGGAACCTTTTCACAAAGTCGATAAGATCAAGCCACAGCACGGGCTAACCTCGCAGGTGCCCGCTCTTATGGAACTGGTGCTCAACGGCGATGATCTTGGCATCAATGCCTTTGTCGCTTCTGCGGCCGAGCAAGGGTGGTCTGGCGATGCAATCATTACCCATCTAATCGAGCCAACCGCTCGGGCGCTCGGAGATGCTTGGCTGTCGGACGACTGTTCCGAAGTCGATCTGACGATTGGGCTGAGCATGCTCCAACTCGCTGGCCATGCCGTTAGGCACGCTCCAACCCCGCAATCGCTCAGGCAGCGACGATACAGCATCATGCTGGCGACGGCTCCTGGAGAGCCGCATGCGCTTGGTACCTCGCTCCTGGCGGACCTCTTCACGGATGCAGGTTGGCACGTTGACATGGCGTTTCCCGACAGCGACCAGGCGCTCGCCAACCAGCTCGCCTCACAAAAGCCAGACGCGCTTGATATCGGACTGTCTGATGCTCTGCCGCGCCAGCAGAAGCTCAAATTACTGCGCCAGACGGTTGAACGCAGCCGGTTTGCATCGCCCGATCACTTAACAGTCGTGTCGGTAGGAGGGCGACTATTCGCCGACGCAGCGGCCACCGCCGAGAGTGTGGGCGCAGATCACGCGCGAAAAACTGCTTCCGGCTCAACTATCCGGATCGCCGAATTGATTCGGCAGAAACGACAGCTACCTCGTTAA
- the tenA gene encoding thiaminase II yields the protein MTSFTQTAWQANLPLFETTRDMPFNRELAEGVLPPEKFRHYIIQDAHYLEGFARSLAFVAAKGWDADHIVQFAKAAEVTIIVERELHADYFERFGVSPQDFASAELSQVCNHYVSYLQATCAQAPFEVGLAALLPCFWIYREVGRAIHESAATNNSYSAWIETYAGEDFSEAVDAVIATLDSVAARCSARSIERMHLAYRRSAQLEWMFWDSADRLESWPL from the coding sequence GTGACCAGCTTCACTCAGACTGCCTGGCAGGCCAATCTGCCGCTCTTCGAAACCACCCGCGACATGCCTTTTAACCGCGAGCTTGCCGAAGGCGTGCTACCGCCGGAGAAGTTTCGGCACTACATCATCCAGGATGCGCATTACCTCGAAGGCTTCGCGCGCAGCTTGGCGTTCGTAGCCGCGAAAGGCTGGGATGCGGATCATATCGTTCAGTTCGCCAAGGCAGCCGAAGTGACGATTATCGTCGAGCGCGAGCTGCATGCCGACTATTTCGAGCGGTTCGGCGTATCCCCGCAAGACTTTGCGTCCGCTGAGCTCAGCCAAGTCTGCAATCACTATGTGAGCTATCTTCAGGCAACCTGCGCGCAGGCGCCGTTCGAAGTGGGGCTAGCCGCGCTCCTACCTTGCTTCTGGATTTACCGCGAAGTGGGCAGAGCGATTCACGAAAGCGCCGCTACAAATAACTCCTACAGCGCCTGGATCGAAACCTATGCGGGCGAAGACTTCTCAGAAGCCGTCGATGCGGTCATTGCGACGCTCGACAGCGTGGCCGCCCGATGCTCTGCGCGCAGTATCGAGAGGATGCACCTGGCCTATCGCCGTTCAGCTCAGCTCGAATGGATGTTCTGGGACAGCGCAGACCGATTGGAGAGCTGGCCGCTTTGA
- a CDS encoding DUF3299 domain-containing protein, which translates to MDQGDRLEDIMHRIALVILAAMATFSLGPVTSAQAPDPKTGPVIEDVWQPARTPRGGVSWKVLEATEEITRLDDEGYILSRPRFTKQVRALAGKRIKVAGWMMPLDAQRTQKRFVLLGYPPGCPFHFHAAPNQFVEVIASTPFPTDERKVFVVSGVLELTGYDESGIFYRLRDARPGLL; encoded by the coding sequence ATGGATCAAGGCGACCGACTGGAGGACATCATGCATCGCATCGCGCTGGTCATCCTCGCCGCAATGGCGACGTTCAGCCTCGGCCCGGTCACGAGCGCCCAGGCGCCCGATCCAAAGACCGGGCCCGTGATCGAAGACGTTTGGCAGCCCGCGCGCACGCCCAGGGGCGGCGTCTCGTGGAAAGTGCTCGAGGCGACCGAGGAGATCACCCGGCTCGACGATGAGGGCTACATCCTTTCGAGGCCCCGCTTCACCAAGCAGGTGCGCGCGCTGGCGGGCAAGCGGATCAAGGTCGCCGGCTGGATGATGCCGCTCGATGCTCAGCGGACCCAGAAGCGCTTCGTCCTGCTCGGCTATCCGCCCGGCTGCCCGTTCCATTTCCACGCGGCGCCCAACCAGTTCGTCGAGGTGATCGCGAGCACGCCCTTCCCTACCGACGAACGCAAGGTGTTTGTGGTCAGCGGAGTGCTCGAACTGACAGGATATGACGAAAGCGGAATCTTCTACCGCCTGCGCGATGCGAGGCCGGGCTTGTTGTGA